The DNA sequence GGCGTCGTCCCCTACCTGACCCTGGCCCTTCTCATCGGCGGCACCATCTGGCGCTACCGATACGACAAGTTCGGCTGGACCACACGTTCTTCGGAGTTGTACGAATCGCGACTGCTGCGCATCGGATCACCCCTCTTCCATTTCGGGATCCTGGTGGTGATCATCGGCCACGCCATCGGCCTGGTGATCCCCGAATCCTTCACTGAGGCAGTGGGTGTTACCGAAGACCTCTACCATCTGAACTCCGCGTTCTTTGGCATCATCGCGGGCGTATGCACCTTGGCCGGTCTGGTCATCTTGATCTATCGGCGCCGCACTGTCGGACCGGTGTTCATGGCCACCACACGCAACGACAAGGTGATGTATCTGGTTCTCACCGCCGCGTTGCTGCTCGGTCTGTACTGCACATTCCTCGGCGTGGTACCTGGGCAAAAGGGCGTCAACTACCGGGAAACAGTCTCGCCGTGGTTCCGTTCCATCTTCTACTTCAATCCCGACGTCGCAGCGATGAACAACGCTCCGTTGAGGTTTCATATCCACGTTCTCGTCGGAATGCTGGTGTTCGCGATGGTGCCGTTCACCCGGCTGGTGCACATGTTCACCGCACCCGTGCACTATCTATTTCGGCCGTACATCGTCTATCGCAGCCGTGACCAGCACTCGTCCCCTGGCAACCAACAGTATCGGCGCGGATGGGCGCCGGTCGGAGTGAAGGACCGTGAACGATGACGATGTCGACTGGGACGGAAGTGCCGGTGGACCGGCGCGCGCAGACACTCAATCTTGTTCTCGCCACCACCGCGTTCACCATCAGCTTCTGGGCGTGGAACCTGATCGGTCCGTTGGGGGTTCGGTACACCGCCGACATGGACTTGTCGTCGACCGCCAAGTCGGTGCTGGTGGCCATCCCGATCCTGGTGGGATCGTTGGGCAGGATCCTCACCGGGGCACTGACCGATCGGCTCGGCGGACGAATCATGTTCCCGGTGTTGCTCCTTGCCTCGGTGCCGTTCGTCATTCTGGTGGCCATCGGTGGGCACTTCGACAACTACACGATCCTGGTGATCGCGGGCTTCTTCCTCGGTATCGCCGGCACCTCGTTCGCGGTCGGCATCCCGTTCGTGAACGCCTGGTACGACAAGTCACGGAGAGGTTTCGCCACCGGGATCTTCGGCGCGGGTATGGGCGGCACAGCACTGTCGGCGTTCTTCACGCCGCGCTTTGTCCAGTGGTTCGGATACGTCACCACCCACGTCATCATCGCCGTGGCACTCGTGGTGGTCGCCGCTGTCTGCTGGATGCTGATGCGGGACTCACCCCGGTGGTCGGCAAATCACGATGCGGTGGTGCCCAAGCTGATCGGTGCTGCCAAGCTGCCGATTACCTGGCAGATGGGATTTCTCTACGCCGCGGCGTTCGGTGGGTTCGTCGCCTTCTCGACGTACCTTCCGACCTACCTGAACGATGTGTACGGATTCGACCTGGAGGCAGCCGGAACCCGCACCGCAGGCTTCGCGATCGCGGCGGTGGTCGCCCGACCGCTCGGTGGCATCTTGTCGGATCGCTTTGGAGCCCGTCTCATCACAGTGATCTCGTGTGCCGGCGCGTCCGTCCTGGCGATCTGGATGATCACCAAACCGCCCCTGGAGATCCCCGCCGGTCTCGACTTCGTCCTCATGGCGTTGTGCATGGGGCTCGGCTCAGGGTCGGTCTTCAGCTGGGTGGCCAAGGAGGCGCCACAGGAGCGAGTTGGCTCGGTGACCGGAATCGTAGGTGCGGCAGGCGGACTCGGGGGCTTCTTCCCGCCGCTGCTCATGGGAGCCACCTACAACGCCGAAGACCACAGCTACACGGTCGGACTGACGCTCTTGGTCATCGTGTCCGCGCTCGCTGCGGTGTACACGGCGTTCGGTATCCGGCACCGGAAGTCGGAGAACGCCACCGTCTGAGCGGTCCCCGTGTCGTATGCCGGCGCTACCGTCTCCCCACGTGTTGCCCATGGGGATGGGTGACGTCAATCAAGGGGGAACAGTATGTCGTCAGGGGTGGATGTTCGGATCGATGCGTTGGTGAACGCGTGCGAGCGCGATCTGGGAGACGAGGCGCTGTGGATCAAGCCGAGGGCGTATCCAGAGTCGTTGGCGCTGTGCATCATCGACTCGATCTACTCGACCGGTGCGCAGTACGGTCAGGTGGCCAACATCGTCGAGCGGTACCGCACGTATCGATCGGGGCAGGGTGGGAATGCGGACCTCGACGGGCCGGCGGAGTTGCTCTCGACGTTCGACGAGCTGGGTAGCGCGCAGGCGTGGGCCGAACAGATAGGCAACCGTAGGCCCACGTCGACGACGCCAGGTGCACCGTTGAAGGCCGAAGCCGTTCGGGACGGTGCGAGCCGCCTCGTTGGGCTGGGGATCCGGTCGGTCGAAGAACTACGGCTGACGGCAGAGTCCGATGCCATCGATGTGGTCAACAAGTCGTGGCGCGAGGTGCCCGGCCAGCGGTCGGGCGTGACATGGGCGTACGTGCTGATGCTCGCGGGAATACCGGGTGCCAAAGCCAATCGACTGGTGGTCGAGTACGTGGCCGACGTGCTCGAGCTGCCGATAGGTGAGGTCGATGCGCGATCGGTCAGCGGGTGGATCCGTGACGTGGCGAAGGCGAAGGGATGGAACAGTATTCACACCGAACACGCGATCTGGCGGTTGCAGACCAGACGGCCGGTGAGTGAGTCGGTGGGTGAAGCGGCTGACGTGGCCGGGTAGGAGGGCGCTGCAGAAGTCGGAGGGAGTGGGGCGTTTGCCGTAGTCCCTCCGACTTCGTGTGGTTCCTCCGGTTGCAGTCGGAGCATGTGGCTGGTGTCGGAGGGTGTGGGGCCCGGGTGTGTGTGGGGTTGTGGGCGTCGGCCGTATTCCCTCCGACTTCGTGTGGTTCCTCCGGTTGTAGTCGGAGGGTGTGGCTGGAGTCGGAGGGTGTGGGGCCCGGGTGTGTGTGGGGTTGTGGGCGTCGGCCGTGTTTCCTCCGACTTGGTGTAGTTCCTCCGGTTGCAACCGGAGGATGTGGCCGCAGTCGGAGGAAGTGGGCCCGAACCGCGAGCCGAGCCAGGCACGCGTCGAGTTACCCGGTCAATGCACCGGCGCCGCCGGCGGTGCCTCAGACTGGTGGCCATGCCGAACGAACATCTCGAGAAGAAGTCGCCGTCGCTTTTCAGCTGGCAGGTGGCCGGCAGTGGGGACGTGGTGGCTCCCCATGAACGGCTGACCTGGCCCAGGACCGTGGGCATCGGCCTGCAGCACGTGGTGGCAATGTTCGGCGCGACCTTCCTGGTCCCGGTGATCACCGGCTTCCCGCCCGCGACGACCCTCCTCTTCTCCGGAATCGGCACCATCCTTTTCCTGCTGATCACGCGCAACCGGCTACCCAGCTACCTAGGTTCCAGCTTCGCGATCGTCGCGCCTGTCCTCGCGGCGACGGCATCGAATGGCGAATCGGCAGCGCTCGGCGGGATCGTGGTGGTCGGTGCATTGCTGATCATCATCGGCGTGGTCGTCCAGTACGCCGGCACCGGCTGGATCCAAGCGTTGATGCCCCCTGTGGTGACCGGCACGATCGTCGCTCTGATCGGGCTCAATCTTGCGCCGACGGCCAAGGCGAACTACGAGAAGGACGCCATCACGGCGACCGTGGTGCTCGTTCTGCTGATCGCGTCACTCATCCTGTTCCGGGGACTCCTCGGACGCCTCGCCATCTTCACCAGTGTTGTGCTCGGCTATCTCTTCGCTCTGGCGAGAGACGAAGTGGACACCAGCAAGATCGGTTCGGCGGATTGGGTTGGACTGCCGGACTTCACCACTCCGACATTCCACCTCTCGGTGTTACCGATGTTCTTACCGGTTGTGCTGGTGCTGGTTGTCGAGAACATCGGGCACGTCAAGTCGATCAACACCATGACCGGTCTCAACTACGACAACCGCATCGGCCGGGCACTCGCAGCAGACGGTGTTGCCACGGTGCTCGCCGGCAGCGGTGGCGGTTCGGCGACAACAACGTACGCCGAGAACATCGGCGTGATGGCCGCGACGAAGGTTTATTCGACGGCGGCATATTGGGTCGCCGGCGTTGCGGCAATCATCCTGGGAATGTCACCGAAGGTCGGCGCCGTGATCGCGGCGATCCCGGATGGTGTGCTCGGTGGCGTCACCACCGCGCTTTATGGCCTCGTCGGAATTCTTGGTGTGCACATCTGGGTGACCAACAAGGTCGACTTCTCCAAGCCGGTCAACCAATTCACCGCGGCTATTGCCCTGGTGATCGGCATTGCCGACTTCTCCTGGGTCATCGGCGACCTCAGCTTCGGCGGTATCGCACTGGGCGCCGTTGCAGCCCTGTTGATCTACCACGTGATGCGCGTGGTGGGTGGCTGGCGGGGGACCGTGACCGTGGACCCGTCGACCGAGAAGACCGGGCCGACACCCAGCTGACCCACCGGCTCGACTCGGTCAACGCACCGACTTCGTCACCTGACTGATGTTGAATTGCCAACGTTCGACCACATGAAAGCCCATCCGTGCAGGCACGCGGTAGGCGATGGTCGGGGCCAGACGCGGGCCGGGGTCGAGCGCCGGACCCGCATCGTGTGCCGACAGGCTCTTGTCTTTCTCCGAGATGGTCCAGATGACGGTGCACGCACGAATCTGGTCA is a window from the Williamsia sp. DF01-3 genome containing:
- the narI gene encoding respiratory nitrate reductase subunit gamma; this translates as MDIFLWGVVPYLTLALLIGGTIWRYRYDKFGWTTRSSELYESRLLRIGSPLFHFGILVVIIGHAIGLVIPESFTEAVGVTEDLYHLNSAFFGIIAGVCTLAGLVILIYRRRTVGPVFMATTRNDKVMYLVLTAALLLGLYCTFLGVVPGQKGVNYRETVSPWFRSIFYFNPDVAAMNNAPLRFHIHVLVGMLVFAMVPFTRLVHMFTAPVHYLFRPYIVYRSRDQHSSPGNQQYRRGWAPVGVKDRER
- a CDS encoding MFS transporter; amino-acid sequence: MTMSTGTEVPVDRRAQTLNLVLATTAFTISFWAWNLIGPLGVRYTADMDLSSTAKSVLVAIPILVGSLGRILTGALTDRLGGRIMFPVLLLASVPFVILVAIGGHFDNYTILVIAGFFLGIAGTSFAVGIPFVNAWYDKSRRGFATGIFGAGMGGTALSAFFTPRFVQWFGYVTTHVIIAVALVVVAAVCWMLMRDSPRWSANHDAVVPKLIGAAKLPITWQMGFLYAAAFGGFVAFSTYLPTYLNDVYGFDLEAAGTRTAGFAIAAVVARPLGGILSDRFGARLITVISCAGASVLAIWMITKPPLEIPAGLDFVLMALCMGLGSGSVFSWVAKEAPQERVGSVTGIVGAAGGLGGFFPPLLMGATYNAEDHSYTVGLTLLVIVSALAAVYTAFGIRHRKSENATV
- a CDS encoding heme peroxidase, giving the protein MSSGVDVRIDALVNACERDLGDEALWIKPRAYPESLALCIIDSIYSTGAQYGQVANIVERYRTYRSGQGGNADLDGPAELLSTFDELGSAQAWAEQIGNRRPTSTTPGAPLKAEAVRDGASRLVGLGIRSVEELRLTAESDAIDVVNKSWREVPGQRSGVTWAYVLMLAGIPGAKANRLVVEYVADVLELPIGEVDARSVSGWIRDVAKAKGWNSIHTEHAIWRLQTRRPVSESVGEAADVAG
- a CDS encoding uracil-xanthine permease family protein; amino-acid sequence: MPNEHLEKKSPSLFSWQVAGSGDVVAPHERLTWPRTVGIGLQHVVAMFGATFLVPVITGFPPATTLLFSGIGTILFLLITRNRLPSYLGSSFAIVAPVLAATASNGESAALGGIVVVGALLIIIGVVVQYAGTGWIQALMPPVVTGTIVALIGLNLAPTAKANYEKDAITATVVLVLLIASLILFRGLLGRLAIFTSVVLGYLFALARDEVDTSKIGSADWVGLPDFTTPTFHLSVLPMFLPVVLVLVVENIGHVKSINTMTGLNYDNRIGRALAADGVATVLAGSGGGSATTTYAENIGVMAATKVYSTAAYWVAGVAAIILGMSPKVGAVIAAIPDGVLGGVTTALYGLVGILGVHIWVTNKVDFSKPVNQFTAAIALVIGIADFSWVIGDLSFGGIALGAVAALLIYHVMRVVGGWRGTVTVDPSTEKTGPTPS